In Lates calcarifer isolate ASB-BC8 linkage group LG23, TLL_Latcal_v3, whole genome shotgun sequence, a single genomic region encodes these proteins:
- the LOC108884425 gene encoding receptor-type tyrosine-protein phosphatase H isoform X23, translating to MIKPLSIKITSDHLLLCVFLCLLWGTAYSNTTSTPSATLTATGTADSSTTSSTPSATLTATGTADYSTTSSTSATLTATGTADYSTTSSTSATLTATGTADYSTTSSTSATLTATGTADYSTTSSTSATLTAPVRKAMGTTEMTSTQSTTLMTPIPTTRSPPPNAENFQWTGQNETSITLQWKKVENILNYTLVFGEKDKNVTATAEDTVIDVVSGLTNAAKYNFTLYTVRDGVRSSGVSLTAVTAPPNAENFQRTTQNETSITLQWKKVENILNYTLVFGEKEKNVTATAEDTVIDVVSGLTSGTENNFTLYTVFGGVRSSGVKLTAVTAPPNAENFQRTTQNETSITLQWRKVRNILDYTLVFGEGEKNVTAKAEDTVIDIVSGLTSGTENNFTLYTVFGGVRSSGVSLTAVTAPSNAENFQRTTQNETSITLQWRKVRNILDYTLVFGEGEKNVTAKAEDTVIDIVSGLTSGTENNFTLYTVFGGVRSSGVKLTAVTAPSNAENFQPTGQNETSITLQWRKVRNILDYTLVFDEGEKNVTAKAEDTVIDIVSGLTSGKEYNFTLYTVFGGVRSSGVNLRAVTAPERVNMVRVTQNDSSITLRWDKVNSISTYVLLYDGNDGPVREDISALPEDITVTHVVSPLTAGKKYYFILTTVFGEVNSTKYTFEAVTVPPKVSSVDVTERSVTSLTLNWENADINWTYLLQINGSTVTFTQDIYPKVSYSVSPLKPGTQYNFSVITVFSGFNSTAYEACTVTTIDCASVPWHVTNSSIHGMVEGLFSNATATYEQTHISPQGSNVSFTGLVPGATYNLFLEYETCSQRFPQCHHTETVRPSSVSAHCDYLGAGYSISVVWIKPNGVWTQVEVNVSGQSHPVPANGEQSIQISGFQPARTYEVTVDTLSGHVRSSAPYVFLCDTDPRGVIAGSVFAVLLFALVCLAVFLVLKRPDLIRKKSFIGGAKLSNPKSKAISVAEFPNHFNQLSADDNRGFSQEYENLVPVGTEQTRKAAVLPENKAKNRFNNVLPYDWCRVRLNTSNPNGTSDYINASYMPGYNSNREYIATQGPLPSTVNDFWRMIWEQRVKGIVMVTNCIEGGRTKCEQYWPGDGKPCHYGELLITTRSEQQETNWTLREFSLKHTETSEKRKVKHFHFTAWPDHGVPQGTKILIQFRELVRWHIEREADGAPTVVHCSAGVGRTGTIIALDVLLQQLVKKRGVGINAFVHKMRLSRPYMVQTESQYVFLHQCIMDSLQPDEKMEENIYENADMIYVNATALRELQTNG from the exons ATGATCAAGCCTTTGTCTATCAAAATTACCTCAGACCacttgctgctgtgtgtcttcCTGTGTCTTCTCTgg GGTACGGCTTACTCCAACACAACATCAACACCAAGTGCAACGCTGACAGCAACC GGTACCGCTGACTCCAGTACAACATCATCAACACCAAGTGCAACGCTGACAGCAACC ggTACCGCTGACTACAGtacaacatcatcaacaagtGCAACGCTGACAGCAACC GGTACCGCTGACTACAGtacaacatcatcaacaagtGCAACGCTGACAGCAACC ggTACCGCTGACTACAGtacaacatcatcaacaagtGCAACGCTGACAGCAACC ggTACTGCTGACTACAGtacaacatcatcaacaagtGCAACGCTGACAGCACCTGTGAGAAAAGCAATGGGAACGACAGAAATGACAAGCACACAGTCAACCACTCTAATGACACCCATTCCAACAACAAGATCAC CTCCTCCTAATGCAGAGAACTTTCAATGGACTGGACAAAATGAGACCAGTATAactctgcagtggaaaaaagtggaaaacatCCTCAACTATACCCTTGTGTTTGGTGAAAAGGATAAAAACGTCACTGCAACAGCAGAGGATACAGTGATAGACGTAGTCTCAGGACTTACAAATGCAGCAAAATACAACTTCACTCTCTACACTGTGCGTGACGGTGTCAGAAGCAGTGGAGTAAGCCTCACTGCAGTCACTG CTCCTCCTAATGCAGAGAACTTTCAACGGACTACACAAAATGAGACCAGTATAactctgcagtggaaaaaagtggaaaacatCCTCAACTATACCCTTGTGTTTggtgaaaaggagaaaaacgtCACTGCAACAGCAGAGGATACAGTGATAGACGTAGTCTCAGGACTTACAAGTGGGACAGAAAACAACTTCACTCTCTACACTGTGTTTGGTGGTGTCAGAAGCAGTGGAGTAAAGCTCACTGCAGTCACTG CTCCTCCTAATGCAGAGAACTTTCAACGGACTACACAAAATGAGACCAGTATAACTCTGCAGTGGAGAAAAGTGAGGAACATCCTCGACTATACACTTGTGTTCGGTGAAGGGGAGAAAAACGTCACTGCAAAAGCAGAGGATACAGTGATAGACATAGTCTCAGGACTTACAAGTGGGACAGAAAACAACTTCACTCTCTACACTGTGTTTGGTGGTGTCAGAAGCAGTGGAGTAAGCCTCACTGCAGTCACTG CTCCTTCTAATGCAGAGAACTTTCAACGGACTACACAAAATGAGACCAGTATAACTCTGCAGTGGAGAAAAGTGAGGAACATCCTCGACTATACACTTGTGTTCGGTGAAGGGGAGAAAAACGTCACTGCAAAAGCAGAGGATACAGTGATAGACATAGTCTCAGGACTTACAAGTGGGACAGAAAACAACTTCACTCTCTACACTGTGTTTGGTGGTGTCAGAAGCAGTGGAGTAAAGCTCACTGCAGTCACTG CTCCTTCTAATGCAGAGAACTTTCAACCGACTGGACAAAATGAGACCAGTATAACTCTGCAGTGGAGAAAAGTGAGGAACATCCTCGACTATACCCTTGTGTTCGATGAAGGGGAGAAAAACGTCACTGCAAAAGCAGAGGATACAGTGATAGACATAGTCTCAGGACTCACAAGTGGGAAAGAATACAACTTCACTCTCTACACTGTGTTTGGTGGTGTCAGAAGCAGTGGAGTAAACCTCAGGGCAGTCACTG CTCCTGAGAGGGTTAACATGGTGAGagtgacacaaaatgacagCAGTATAACTCTGAGGTGGGACAAGGTTAACAGCATCTCAACATATGTCCTACTATATGATGGCAATGATGGTCCGGTACGGGAGGATATCAGCGCGCTTCCTGAAGACATAACTGTTACACATGTCGTCTCTCCGCTTACTGCTGGAAAAAAATACTATTTCATTCTCACCACTGTGTTTGGGGAAGTCAACAGCACTAAATACACATTTGAAGCTGTGACAG TTCCACCAAAGGTGTCTTCGGTTGATGTGACTGAACGCTCTGTGACCAGTCTAACTCTGAACTGGGAAAATGCGGATATAAACTGGACGTACTTGCTTCAGATTAATGGCAGTACTGTGACATTTACCCAGGACATATACCCAAAAGTGTCATATTCAGTCTCACCTCTCAAACCTGGGACACAGTATAACTTCAGTGTGATCACAGTGTTCTCTGGATTCAACAGCACAGCTTATGAAGCCTGCACAGTAACAA cCATAGACTGCGCCAGTGTGCCCTGGCATGTCACTAACTCATCGATCCATGGGATGGTTGAAGGCTTATTCTCAAATGCAACCGCCACTTATGAACAAACTCACATCAGTCCTCAAGGTAGTAATGTGTCATTTACTGGCCTCGTCCCTGGCGCAACCTATAACTTGTTCCTTGAGTACGAAACATGTTCTCAACGCTTTCCACAATGTCACCACACTGAAACAGTGC GTCCTTCAAGTGTAAGTGCTCACTGTGATTACTTGGGAGCTGGCTATTCCATCTCTGTTGTGTGGATTAAACCAAATGGTGTGTGGACTCAAGTGGAGGTCAACGTTTCTGGGCAATCTCACCCAGTACCTGCAAATGGGGAACAGAGTATTCAAATATCTGGATTCCAACCTGCCCGAACATATGAAGTAACTGTAGATACACTGTCTGGGCATGTGAGGAGTTCTGCACcatatgtttttctgtgtgataCTGATCCAAGGG GAGTAATTGCAGGATCAGTATTTGCTGTGCTGCTTTTTGCCCTGGTCTGTCTGGCTGTCTTCCTTGTGTTAAAAAGACCAGATTTAATCAG AAAAAAGTCATTCATTGGTGGGGCCAAACTGTCTAATCCAAAGAGCAA aGCTATATCTGTAGCAGAGTTTCCAAACCACTTCAACCAGTTAAGTGCGGATGACAACAGAGGATTCAGCCAAGAATATGAG AACCTTGTTCCTGTTGGCACAGAGCAGACACGGAAAGCCGCAGTTCTACCTGAAAACAAAGCGAAGAATCGTTTCAACAACGTCCTGCCAT ATGACTGGTGTCGAGTGAGGCTAAATACATCAAATCCCAATGGGACCTCTGACTACATTAATGCCAGTTACATGCCA GGctacaacagcaacagagagtACATTGCCACACAGGGTCCTCTGCCCTCCACCGTCAATGACTTCTGGAGGATGATTTGGGAACAAAGAGTGAAAGGCATCGTCATGGTAACCAACTGCATTGAAGGAGGACGG aCCAAGTGTGAACAATACTGGCCTGGAGACGGCAAGCCTTGCCATTACGGAGAGCTCTTGATCACCACCAGATCTGAGCAACAGGAGACCAACTGGACATTGAGGGAATTTAGTTTGAAACAT ACAGAAACCTCAGAAAAGCggaaagtgaaacattttcacttcacaGCCTGGCCGGACCATGGAGTCCCTCAGGGCACCAAAATCCTGATCCAGTTCAGAGAACTGGTGAGATGGCATATAGAGAGAGAAGCGGATGGAGCACCAACTGTGGTTCACTGCAG TGCTGGAGTGGGGAGGACAGGCACTATCATTGCCCTGGATGTGCTACTTCAGCAGCTAGTCAAAAAAAGGGGAGTGGGCATCAATGCTTTTGTGCACAAGATGAGACTGAGTCGACCATACATGGTGCAGACAGAG tCTCAGTACGTTTTCCTGCACCAGTGCATAATGGACAGTCTGCAGCCAGAcgagaagatggaggagaacaTATATGAGAATGCAGACATGATATATGTCAATGCCACAGCGCTCCGAGAGCTTCAGACAAATGGCTAA
- the LOC108884425 gene encoding receptor-type tyrosine-protein phosphatase H isoform X44, whose product MIKPLSIKITSDHLLLCVFLCLLWGTAYSNTTSTPSATLTATGTADSSTTSSTPSATLTATGTADYSTTSSTSATLTATGTADYSTTSSTSATLTAPVRKAMGTTEMTSTQSTTLMTPIPTTRSPPPNAENFQWTGQNETSITLQWKKVENILNYTLVFGEKDKNVTATAEDTVIDVVSGLTNAAKYNFTLYTVRDGVRSSGVSLTAVTAPPNAENFQRTTQNETSITLQWKKVENILNYTLVFGEKEKNVTATAEDTVIDVVSGLTSGTENNFTLYTVFGGVRSSGVKLTAVTAPPNAENFQRTTQNETSITLQWRKVRNILDYTLVFGEGEKNVTAKAEDTVIDIVSGLTSGTENNFTLYTVFGGVRSSGVSLTAVTAPSNAENFQRTTQNETSITLQWRKVRNILDYTLVFGEGEKNVTAKAEDTVIDIVSGLTSGTENNFTLYTVFGGVRSSGVKLTAVTAPSNAENFQPTGQNETSITLQWRKVRNILDYTLVFDEGEKNVTAKAEDTVIDIVSGLTSGKEYNFTLYTVFGGVRSSGVNLRAVTAPERVNMVRVTQNDSSITLRWDKVNSISTYVLLYDGNDGPVREDISALPEDITVTHVVSPLTAGKKYYFILTTVFGEVNSTKYTFEAVTVPPKVSSVDVTERSVTSLTLNWENADINWTYLLQINGSTVTFTQDIYPKVSYSVSPLKPGTQYNFSVITVFSGFNSTAYEACTVTTIDCASVPWHVTNSSIHGMVEGLFSNATATYEQTHISPQGSNVSFTGLVPGATYNLFLEYETCSQRFPQCHHTETVRPSSVSAHCDYLGAGYSISVVWIKPNGVWTQVEVNVSGQSHPVPANGEQSIQISGFQPARTYEVTVDTLSGHVRSSAPYVFLCDTDPRGVIAGSVFAVLLFALVCLAVFLVLKRPDLIRKKSFIGGAKLSNPKSKAISVAEFPNHFNQLSADDNRGFSQEYENLVPVGTEQTRKAAVLPENKAKNRFNNVLPYDWCRVRLNTSNPNGTSDYINASYMPGYNSNREYIATQGPLPSTVNDFWRMIWEQRVKGIVMVTNCIEGGRTKCEQYWPGDGKPCHYGELLITTRSEQQETNWTLREFSLKHTETSEKRKVKHFHFTAWPDHGVPQGTKILIQFRELVRWHIEREADGAPTVVHCSAGVGRTGTIIALDVLLQQLVKKRGVGINAFVHKMRLSRPYMVQTESQYVFLHQCIMDSLQPDEKMEENIYENADMIYVNATALRELQTNG is encoded by the exons ATGATCAAGCCTTTGTCTATCAAAATTACCTCAGACCacttgctgctgtgtgtcttcCTGTGTCTTCTCTgg GGTACGGCTTACTCCAACACAACATCAACACCAAGTGCAACGCTGACAGCAACC GGTACCGCTGACTCCAGTACAACATCATCAACACCAAGTGCAACGCTGACAGCAACC GGTACCGCTGACTACAGtacaacatcatcaacaagtGCAACGCTGACAGCAACC ggTACTGCTGACTACAGtacaacatcatcaacaagtGCAACGCTGACAGCACCTGTGAGAAAAGCAATGGGAACGACAGAAATGACAAGCACACAGTCAACCACTCTAATGACACCCATTCCAACAACAAGATCAC CTCCTCCTAATGCAGAGAACTTTCAATGGACTGGACAAAATGAGACCAGTATAactctgcagtggaaaaaagtggaaaacatCCTCAACTATACCCTTGTGTTTGGTGAAAAGGATAAAAACGTCACTGCAACAGCAGAGGATACAGTGATAGACGTAGTCTCAGGACTTACAAATGCAGCAAAATACAACTTCACTCTCTACACTGTGCGTGACGGTGTCAGAAGCAGTGGAGTAAGCCTCACTGCAGTCACTG CTCCTCCTAATGCAGAGAACTTTCAACGGACTACACAAAATGAGACCAGTATAactctgcagtggaaaaaagtggaaaacatCCTCAACTATACCCTTGTGTTTggtgaaaaggagaaaaacgtCACTGCAACAGCAGAGGATACAGTGATAGACGTAGTCTCAGGACTTACAAGTGGGACAGAAAACAACTTCACTCTCTACACTGTGTTTGGTGGTGTCAGAAGCAGTGGAGTAAAGCTCACTGCAGTCACTG CTCCTCCTAATGCAGAGAACTTTCAACGGACTACACAAAATGAGACCAGTATAACTCTGCAGTGGAGAAAAGTGAGGAACATCCTCGACTATACACTTGTGTTCGGTGAAGGGGAGAAAAACGTCACTGCAAAAGCAGAGGATACAGTGATAGACATAGTCTCAGGACTTACAAGTGGGACAGAAAACAACTTCACTCTCTACACTGTGTTTGGTGGTGTCAGAAGCAGTGGAGTAAGCCTCACTGCAGTCACTG CTCCTTCTAATGCAGAGAACTTTCAACGGACTACACAAAATGAGACCAGTATAACTCTGCAGTGGAGAAAAGTGAGGAACATCCTCGACTATACACTTGTGTTCGGTGAAGGGGAGAAAAACGTCACTGCAAAAGCAGAGGATACAGTGATAGACATAGTCTCAGGACTTACAAGTGGGACAGAAAACAACTTCACTCTCTACACTGTGTTTGGTGGTGTCAGAAGCAGTGGAGTAAAGCTCACTGCAGTCACTG CTCCTTCTAATGCAGAGAACTTTCAACCGACTGGACAAAATGAGACCAGTATAACTCTGCAGTGGAGAAAAGTGAGGAACATCCTCGACTATACCCTTGTGTTCGATGAAGGGGAGAAAAACGTCACTGCAAAAGCAGAGGATACAGTGATAGACATAGTCTCAGGACTCACAAGTGGGAAAGAATACAACTTCACTCTCTACACTGTGTTTGGTGGTGTCAGAAGCAGTGGAGTAAACCTCAGGGCAGTCACTG CTCCTGAGAGGGTTAACATGGTGAGagtgacacaaaatgacagCAGTATAACTCTGAGGTGGGACAAGGTTAACAGCATCTCAACATATGTCCTACTATATGATGGCAATGATGGTCCGGTACGGGAGGATATCAGCGCGCTTCCTGAAGACATAACTGTTACACATGTCGTCTCTCCGCTTACTGCTGGAAAAAAATACTATTTCATTCTCACCACTGTGTTTGGGGAAGTCAACAGCACTAAATACACATTTGAAGCTGTGACAG TTCCACCAAAGGTGTCTTCGGTTGATGTGACTGAACGCTCTGTGACCAGTCTAACTCTGAACTGGGAAAATGCGGATATAAACTGGACGTACTTGCTTCAGATTAATGGCAGTACTGTGACATTTACCCAGGACATATACCCAAAAGTGTCATATTCAGTCTCACCTCTCAAACCTGGGACACAGTATAACTTCAGTGTGATCACAGTGTTCTCTGGATTCAACAGCACAGCTTATGAAGCCTGCACAGTAACAA cCATAGACTGCGCCAGTGTGCCCTGGCATGTCACTAACTCATCGATCCATGGGATGGTTGAAGGCTTATTCTCAAATGCAACCGCCACTTATGAACAAACTCACATCAGTCCTCAAGGTAGTAATGTGTCATTTACTGGCCTCGTCCCTGGCGCAACCTATAACTTGTTCCTTGAGTACGAAACATGTTCTCAACGCTTTCCACAATGTCACCACACTGAAACAGTGC GTCCTTCAAGTGTAAGTGCTCACTGTGATTACTTGGGAGCTGGCTATTCCATCTCTGTTGTGTGGATTAAACCAAATGGTGTGTGGACTCAAGTGGAGGTCAACGTTTCTGGGCAATCTCACCCAGTACCTGCAAATGGGGAACAGAGTATTCAAATATCTGGATTCCAACCTGCCCGAACATATGAAGTAACTGTAGATACACTGTCTGGGCATGTGAGGAGTTCTGCACcatatgtttttctgtgtgataCTGATCCAAGGG GAGTAATTGCAGGATCAGTATTTGCTGTGCTGCTTTTTGCCCTGGTCTGTCTGGCTGTCTTCCTTGTGTTAAAAAGACCAGATTTAATCAG AAAAAAGTCATTCATTGGTGGGGCCAAACTGTCTAATCCAAAGAGCAA aGCTATATCTGTAGCAGAGTTTCCAAACCACTTCAACCAGTTAAGTGCGGATGACAACAGAGGATTCAGCCAAGAATATGAG AACCTTGTTCCTGTTGGCACAGAGCAGACACGGAAAGCCGCAGTTCTACCTGAAAACAAAGCGAAGAATCGTTTCAACAACGTCCTGCCAT ATGACTGGTGTCGAGTGAGGCTAAATACATCAAATCCCAATGGGACCTCTGACTACATTAATGCCAGTTACATGCCA GGctacaacagcaacagagagtACATTGCCACACAGGGTCCTCTGCCCTCCACCGTCAATGACTTCTGGAGGATGATTTGGGAACAAAGAGTGAAAGGCATCGTCATGGTAACCAACTGCATTGAAGGAGGACGG aCCAAGTGTGAACAATACTGGCCTGGAGACGGCAAGCCTTGCCATTACGGAGAGCTCTTGATCACCACCAGATCTGAGCAACAGGAGACCAACTGGACATTGAGGGAATTTAGTTTGAAACAT ACAGAAACCTCAGAAAAGCggaaagtgaaacattttcacttcacaGCCTGGCCGGACCATGGAGTCCCTCAGGGCACCAAAATCCTGATCCAGTTCAGAGAACTGGTGAGATGGCATATAGAGAGAGAAGCGGATGGAGCACCAACTGTGGTTCACTGCAG TGCTGGAGTGGGGAGGACAGGCACTATCATTGCCCTGGATGTGCTACTTCAGCAGCTAGTCAAAAAAAGGGGAGTGGGCATCAATGCTTTTGTGCACAAGATGAGACTGAGTCGACCATACATGGTGCAGACAGAG tCTCAGTACGTTTTCCTGCACCAGTGCATAATGGACAGTCTGCAGCCAGAcgagaagatggaggagaacaTATATGAGAATGCAGACATGATATATGTCAATGCCACAGCGCTCCGAGAGCTTCAGACAAATGGCTAA